ACCGAGGTGCTGCCGCGCGTCGAGGCCCGCCGGCTGGACCGCTGCGAGCAGGTCGCCGTGGTCGCCGCGCGCCAGGCGTGGGCGGACGCCGGGTTCGGCGAGGACGACGTCGACCCCGAACGGCTCGGTGTCGTGGTGGGCACCGGCATCGGCGGCGCGATGACGCTGCTGGACCAGGACGACCTGATCGAGGCGTCCGGCCTGCGCAAGGTGTCGCCGCTGACCGTGCCGATGCTCATGCCGAACGGCCCGGCCGCGCACGTCGGCCTGGACCTGAAGGCGCGCGCGGGCGTGCACGCGCCGGTGTCGGCCTGCGCGTCCGGCGCCGAGGCGCTGGCCTGGGCGTACCGGATGCTGAAGTCGGGCGAGGCGGACGTGGTCGTGGCCGGTGGCGCGGAGGCGTGCATCACCACCATCACCATGGCCGGCTTCATCCAGGCCCGGACCATGAGCACCCGCAACGACGACCCGGAAGCCGCCTCGCGGCCGTTCGACGTCCACCGGGACGGGTTCGTGCTCGGCGAGGGCGCCGGCATCCTGGTGCTGGAGCGCGAGGACTTCGCCCGCGCCCGCGGCGCGCGGATCTACGGCAAGCTCGCGGGCATCGGCACCACCTCCGACGGCCACCACATCACCGCGGCCGACCCGGAGGGCATCGGCCAGTCCCGGGCCATCACGAAGGCGATCCGCACCGCGGGCGTCGACCCGGCCGACGTCGGCCACGTCAACTGCCACGCGACGTCCACCCCGGTGGGCGACGTGATCGAGCCGCAGGCCGTGCGCCGGGCGATCGGTGAGCACGCCGTGCTGACCGCGCCCAAGGGCAACCACGGGCACCTGCTGGGCGCCTCGGGCGCGGTGGAGGCGATCACCACGCTGCTGTCGGTCCGCGACGGCATCGTGCCGCCGACGCTGAACCTGCAGGAGCAGGACCCGAGGGTGCAGCTGGAGGTCGTCACGGGTGAGCCGCGCAAGATCGACCTGATCGCGGCGGTCAACAACTCGTTCGGGTTCGGCGGGCACAACGTCTCGCTCGTCTTCACCCAAGCCTGACCACCCCCGAACGTCCACACGAGGAGCTTCGCGATGACTGCCCTGGCGTCCCCACCGGTGAGCCCGGAGGCGGACGGCGAGACCGATCCGCGCGATCCGGAGTTCCGGTTGGCGCAGCTGCTCGACCCCGGTTCGATCGTGCCGCTGCGTCCGCGTGATGACAGCGGCATGTTCGCGGTGCGGGGACGCATCGACGGCGCGAGGGTCGTGGCCTACTGCAGTGATGCCACGCGGATGGGTGGCGCGTTGGGGTCACAGGGGTGTGGGCACATCGTGGAGGCGATCGACACCGCGGTGCGTGAGCGCGTCCCGGTGATCGGGGTGTGGCACTCCGGCGGCGCGAGGCTGCCGGAGGGGGTGGAGTCGCTGGACGGCATGGGCCGGATGTTCGCGGCGATGATCCGGGCCTCGGGGCGGGTGCCGCAGGTCTCGGTCGTGGTCGGCCCCGCCGCCGGCGGCGGCGCGTACGGGCCGGCGTTGACCGACGTGGTCGTGATGGCCCCGGCCGGGAAGGTGTTCGTGACCGGGCCGGACGTGGTGCGGTCGGTGACCGGCGAGCGGATCGACATGGACGGTCTGGGCGGGGCGGAGGCGCACGGGCGCAGGTCCGGTGTGGTGCACGTGGTGGCCGAGGACGAGCCCGACGCCTACCTGCGGGCGCGGCGGATCACCGGGCTGTTCGCCCGGCCGGGGGTGTTCGACCTGCAGTCGGTGCCCGACGGGGAGGACCTGCGGGCGTTGCTGCCGGACCGGCCGCGGCGGGCCTACGACGTCAAGCCGCTGGTGCGGGCGATCCTGGACGAGGACTCGTTGGAGGAGTTGCAGGCGCGGTGGGCGCCCAACGTCGTGGTCGGCCTGGGCCGGTTGGGCGGGCGCGCGGTGGGGGTGATCGCGAACAACCCGATCCGCAAGGGCGGCTGCCTGGACTCGTTGTCGGCGGAGAAGGCGGCGCGGTTCGTGCGGATGTGCGACGCGTTCGGGGTGCCGTTGCTGGTGCTGGTGGACGTGCCGGGGTATCTGCCCGGGGTGGGGCAGGAGTGGGACGGGGTGGTGCGGCGGGGCGCGAAGCTGCTGCACGCCTTCGGCGAGGCCGTCGTGCCGCGGGTGACGCTGGTGACGCGCAAGTCCTACGGCGGGGCCTACATCGCGATGAACTCGCGGTCGCTGGGCGCCACGGCGGTGTTCGCGTGGCCGGAGGCGGAGGTGGCCGTGATGGGTGCGGGGGCCGCGGTGGGCATCCTGCACCGCAGGAAGCTCGCGGCCGTGCCCGACGAGGAGCGCGAGGCGCTGCACGCCGAGTTGGTGCGGGAGCACGAGCGGATCGCCGGCGGCGTGGACCGGGCGATCGCGATCGGCGTCGTGGACGAGGTCGTCGACCCCACCCGAACCCGCCGGGCACTGGCCCGGGCCCTCGCCGCGGCCCCCGCCGGCCGCGGCGCGCACGGCAACATCCCGCTGTAGCGGCCGAGTCTTCGGTGGGGTCGCTCTGTCGGGGGGCGACCCCACCGCCATGTCCGAACGTTCAACTCACCCCTCCTGAACGCAGGACTCTCGCGTCCTGAACGTAGGACTCTCGCGAGAGTCGTACCTCCAGCCCACGCGTGTCCTACGTTCAGCAGGCGGTGAACTGGGAGGTCGAGCCCTCGGTGCCCAGGTCAACCCGGAGCGCCCCGCGCTCCTCCTGCAACGGGTAGACGACGCGCCAGTGGATGCAGTCGGCCTGGAGCTCGGCGGGCGCCTTGGCCACGTCCTGCGTGCTGGTGAACGTCATCAGCACCCGCAGCCTGGTCGGCGTGACCGACTCGATCCGGTGCACCACGATCGACCCGTCGCGGCTGCTCTCGTAGTCCGACAGCCACCGCGACCTCGGCGTCTGGCCGACCCGGTGCGCGGTCACCGTCCTGGCCCACGCCTCGTAGTCGTGGCTGTTGATCGCGTCGAAGAACTGCTGGAACACGTCCCGCACGCGCTGGTTGTCGGGGTGCTGCGACGCGTCGATGCTCAGCTGCACCGTCCCGCCACCCGGCTGCGCGCTGCGCGGCACGGAGCTGGACGGCCCCGAATCGGGTCCGGCGATCTGGTCGCCCTGGGCCAGCGCCGGTCGCTGGTAGACCTCGCGAGCCAGCACGCCGACACCCGCCGTGGCGGCGGCGACCACGAGCACGACGGGCAGCAGCAGACGTGCGGACACACCTGGAGCGTGCCACAGCGCCACTACGCGCGGGTAATCACCCGGACGGTGTAGCAGATCACCCGCACTTTGCGGTTTGACCGGGCGGCATAGCCACTGCCAATAGTTCCGTTGTGAAGCAACCACCCCATTCCCACCATATTGCGGGTCAACCGCGTCCCGAATTGCGACCAGTCCGTCCGACCACCTGGTGGGACACCGTCAGTGATGTAACCCGCAATACAGCGGTCTCCCGATATAACCGCAGGTCGAGCCGCTAGAATGCGAAGAACGATCGCGTTTCGTTTAGGCTGACCGAGTGGTCGGTTTCCCCTCACCGGCGCGCTCAAACCTCGCGTTCGGGTGACTCTCTTGGTCCTATAGGTACGTGCAGTGCAGATCCGACGAACAGCTACTCGCACGAACGGACGCAGAGCGCCCCCGAAATGGTGGATTGGCTTCTCAGAGGTTGCCGTGCGGAAATATTCCGGTCGGAAAAATCGCGAGGAGGCGAAAACCCGTGGACCTCCGCTATGAGGCCTACTGCTTCGCGGACCGTCTGTTCTACGACGTGCAAAGCCACGCGGAAACCGCCGAAGACGATTTCTCGCAGGTGCTTCCCCCGTTGCCGGACGGTTGGCGGCAAGGCGACCGCAACATCTGGCGGCACCTCCACCCCGACGGGGTGGAACTGCCCCGCCAGGGCTGGAAGGTGCACGTTTCGGCGACCGTGCTGAACGCGGGCGACGTGCTGCTCAAGTCCTACGAGTACCTGATCGCGCGCCGCATCCCGTTCAAGTACCTGCGCACCCGGTCGATCGTGCTGGCCCGCAACTCGAAGTACGCGCCACGCGAGGGCAGCGGCAAGCTCATCACGATCTACCCGGCCGACGACGCCGAACTCGAATCGACGCTGACCGAGTTGTCCGAGGTCTTGAAAGGCCAATCGGGCGCGTACATCCTCAGCGACCTCCGCTATGGCGCCGGTCCCCTGTTCGTCCGCTACGGCGGATTCGTCGAGCAGTGGCTGGAGCGGGACGGCAAGCGCGTGCTGGCCATCGAGGGCCCGGACGGCGCGCTCGTGCCCGACCAGCGCAAGCCGACGTTCTGGGTGCCGGACTGGGTGAAGCTGCCCGCGTGCCTGGACGAGCACCTGGCCGCGCGCCGCGCCGGCTCCGCCGACGAGTTCCCCTACCGCGTGGTCCAGTCGCTGCACTTCTCCAACGGCGGCGGCGTGTACGAGGCCGTGCGCAAGTCCGACGGCCGCGAGGTCGTGCTCAAGGAGGCCAGGCCGCACGCGGGCCTGGACCGGGAGAACGTCGACG
This genomic window from Saccharothrix sp. HUAS TT1 contains:
- a CDS encoding beta-ketoacyl synthase, producing the protein MTSSNDVVVTGLGATTPLGGDVASTWDALLAGRSGVRTLTADFVERFELPVKIGAPLAVEPTEVLPRVEARRLDRCEQVAVVAARQAWADAGFGEDDVDPERLGVVVGTGIGGAMTLLDQDDLIEASGLRKVSPLTVPMLMPNGPAAHVGLDLKARAGVHAPVSACASGAEALAWAYRMLKSGEADVVVAGGAEACITTITMAGFIQARTMSTRNDDPEAASRPFDVHRDGFVLGEGAGILVLEREDFARARGARIYGKLAGIGTTSDGHHITAADPEGIGQSRAITKAIRTAGVDPADVGHVNCHATSTPVGDVIEPQAVRRAIGEHAVLTAPKGNHGHLLGASGAVEAITTLLSVRDGIVPPTLNLQEQDPRVQLEVVTGEPRKIDLIAAVNNSFGFGGHNVSLVFTQA
- a CDS encoding acyl-CoA carboxylase subunit beta, which produces MTALASPPVSPEADGETDPRDPEFRLAQLLDPGSIVPLRPRDDSGMFAVRGRIDGARVVAYCSDATRMGGALGSQGCGHIVEAIDTAVRERVPVIGVWHSGGARLPEGVESLDGMGRMFAAMIRASGRVPQVSVVVGPAAGGGAYGPALTDVVVMAPAGKVFVTGPDVVRSVTGERIDMDGLGGAEAHGRRSGVVHVVAEDEPDAYLRARRITGLFARPGVFDLQSVPDGEDLRALLPDRPRRAYDVKPLVRAILDEDSLEELQARWAPNVVVGLGRLGGRAVGVIANNPIRKGGCLDSLSAEKAARFVRMCDAFGVPLLVLVDVPGYLPGVGQEWDGVVRRGAKLLHAFGEAVVPRVTLVTRKSYGGAYIAMNSRSLGATAVFAWPEAEVAVMGAGAAVGILHRRKLAAVPDEEREALHAELVREHERIAGGVDRAIAIGVVDEVVDPTRTRRALARALAAAPAGRGAHGNIPL